Proteins co-encoded in one Euleptes europaea isolate rEulEur1 chromosome 1, rEulEur1.hap1, whole genome shotgun sequence genomic window:
- the LOC130493497 gene encoding keratin, type II cytoskeletal 6C-like: MSRQFSSKSGSGVRISSGYTSSSMGIPGGTKGSFSSVSLSRVGRGNVGVGGGFGSRSLYSLGGTKSTSIGTGSGGFYGGSGGFGGSGFGGGGFGGGGAGGYGVGGYGAGGYGAGGGGYGAGGYGAGGYGGGLGIGSFVGGGRMGPMVPPGGIQQVTVNSNLMLPLNLEIDPEIQKVRVQEREQIKTLNNKFASFIDKVRFLEQQNQVLETKWNLLQQHGSTATKVNIEPMFEAYINNLRRQLDSLVNDRGKLDGELRNVQDLVEDYRKKYEDEINKRTAAENDFVGIKKDVDGSFMNKVELQAKSDGLNDELNFLRALYDAELVQIQGQVSDTNVVLQMDNNRDLNLSSIIAEVKAQYEDIANRSRAEAEAWYQGKFQELQSTASSHGDDLKNTRNEIAELNRLIQRLKAEIDNVKKQIGSLQTAIADAEQRGELALKDARVKLTDLQHALQNAKDELARLLRDYQELLNVKLALDVEIATYRTLLEGEECRMSGELCSPVSMSVVSSSSTMGRSGYSLGGDGGGRMSSGGFGLSSGGGGGGGGGYGFGMGGGGAGGGGASGGGGSSGITAGGGSGYSSGSSRSYGGGLSVGGGGSSSTKYVSTTSSSSRKAVR, encoded by the exons ATGAGCAGGCAGTTCAGTTCTAAATCTGGGAGTGGGGTCAGGATTTCCAGCGGCTACACCTCTTCCAGCATGGGCATTCCTGGTGGGACTAAAGGAAGCTTCAGTTCAGTTTCTTTGTCTCGAGTTGGGAGAGGAAATGTAGGGGTAGGAGGTGGCTTTGGTAGTAGAAGTCTTTACAGCCTAGGGGGTACCAAGAGCACCTCCATCGGTACTGGCAGTGGAGGCTTCTATGGTGGTAGTGGTGGGTTTGGTGGAAGTGGTTTTGGTGGTGGGGGATTTGGTGGCGGGGGAGCTGGAGGTTATGGAGTAGGAGGTTATGGAGCTGGAGGATACGGAGCTGGAGGTGGAGGATATGGAGCTGGAGGATATGGAGCTGGAGGATATGGTGGTGGCTTAGGAATTGGGAGTTTTGTTGGAGGTGGAAGAATGGGCCCCATGGTTCCTCCTGGGGGCATCCAACAAGTGACGGTCAACTCCAACCTCATGTTGCCACTCAATCTTGAGATTGACCCAGAGATCCAAAAAGTGCGGGTGCAGGAAAGGGAGCAGATCAAGACCCTCAACAACAAGTTTGCATCATTCATTGACAAG GTGCGGTTTCTGGAGCAGCAGAACCAAGTTCTTGAAACCAAATGGAATCTCCTGCAGCAACATGGCAGCACGGCCACCAAAGTCAACATTGAACCCATGTTTGAGGCTTACATCAACAACCTCAGGAGGCAGCTGGATTCCCTGGTGAATGACCGGGGAAAACTGGACGGAGAGCTGAGAAATGTACAGGATCTTGTGGAAGATTATAGAAAGAA ATACGAGGATGAAATCAACAAGCGCACGGCAGCGGAAAATGATTTTGTCGGCATCAAAAAG GATGTAGATGGTTCCTTCATGAACAAAGTAGAGTTGCAAGCAAAGTCCGATGGCCTTAATGATGAATTAAACTTCCTAAGAGCCCTCTATGATGCG GAACTGGTTCAGATCCAAGGACAGGTCAGTGACACCAACGTCGTCCTCCAAATGGACAACAACAGAGACCTGAACCTCAGCAGCATCATTGCTGAAGTGAAAGCTCAGTATGAAGACATTGCGAACCGGAGTCGGGCTGAGGCTGAAGCTTGGTACCAAGGCAAG TTTCAGGAACTTCAGAGCACAGCCAGTTCTCATGGTGACGACTTGAAAAACACCAGGAATGAGATTGCTGAGCTGAATCGGCTCATCCAGAGGCTGAAGGCAGAAATCGATAATGTGAAGAAGCAG ATTGGCAGTCTCCAGACAGCTATTGCGGATGCTGAACAGCGAGGGGAGTTGGCCCTGAAAGATGCCAGGGTGAAACTCACTGACCTGCAGCATGCCCTGCAAAATGCCAAGGATGAGCTGGCACGTCTCCTGCGAGATTATCAAGAGCTGCTGAATGTCAAACTGGCCCTGGACGTCGAAATCGCTACCTACAGGACTCTGCTGGAAGGAGAAGAATGCAG GATGTCTGGGGAACTCTGTTCTCCTGTGAGCATGT CTGTGGTCAGCAGCTCTTCCACTATGGGCAGAAGCGGCTACAGCCTTGGAGGCGACGGTGGAGGACgaatgagcagcggaggctttGGCCTGAGTAGCGGCGGaggtggcggcggtggcggcggttaCGGTTTTGGAATGGGCGGTGGAGGAGCTGGTGGTGGAGGTGCCAGTGGTGGAGGTGGTAGCAGTGGGATCACTGCCGGTGGAGGGAGCGGTTACAGCTCTGGAAGTTCACGAAGCTATGGAGGAGGATTGAGCGTCGGAGGGGGAGGCAGCTCCAGCACAAAGTATGTCTCCACAACCTCATCATCGAGCAGGAAAGCAGTTAGataa